TCATCAGGCAGCAGGGCGATTTTCGGGTCGACGTGGCCTTTTCTTCCCCGAACGGCGTCGTCACCGCCCTGTTCGGACGCTCGGGCGCCGGCAAGACATCGGTGGTCAATATGGTGGCCGGCTTGGTGCGTCCAGACCAGGGGCATATCGTCGTCAACGGCCGGACGCTGTTCGATGCTGCCAAAGGCTGCCACATTCCCCCTGAGAAACGGCGTATGGGTTACATCTTCCAGGATGGCCGCCTGTTTCCCCATTTATCGGTGAAAGCCAATCTGACCTACGGCATGCGCCTGACCCCGCCCGCCGATCGCTATGTCGCCCTGGACGACGTGGTGGACCTGCTGGGCATCGGCCACCTGCTCCATCGGCGTCCGGCCAAGCTCTCGGGCGGAGAGAAACAGCGGGTCGCCATCGGCCGGGCATTGCTGACGAGTCCTTCCCTGCTGCTCATGGATGAGCCCCTGGCCTCTCTGGACGGCATCCGCAAGGCCGAAGTGCTGCCCTTTTTGTCGCGGCTGTGCGAAGAACTGTCGACGCCCATCCTGTATGTCAGCCACTCAATGGAAGAAGTGCTCAAGCTGGCGGACACGCTGGTACTGCTGGATCAGGGCCGGGTGGCCGCCGCCGGGCCTATCGGGGATCTCATGAATCGGCCCGACCTGCAGCAGTTGACCGGAGCCGCCGAATGTTATCCCGGACCGGTTCATGAAACTGAGCCAATCTAAATATGAATTATCCCATGGCGGGGAGACGTTTTGTGCCCAAGGAGCGTAGGCGCGGCTTCCAGCCGCAATACGATTGGACTTCATCTGGCAGGTATGAAGTTCCCATTCCGGAGAATGAGAACCAGGCATCGGGCGTTATCCTTCGAGGACTTCCTTCATTTTTGCGGACAGCTCCGCTATTCGATAGGGCTTCTGGATAAACCGTTTCAGGCCCAGTGCGGCGGCCTTTTGCCGATCATGATCCGCCATGAATCCCGATGACAACAGAACTTTTACACCGGGATCGATCTTTCTGATGCGCTCGAAGACTTCCAGGCCCGACATTCGCGGCATGGACAGATCCAAAAGCACCCCCTGGATGCGGTCGTGTTCACGTCGATAGATCTCCACGCCTGTTTCACCGTCCTGGGCGCAGAAGACCTCATAGCCGCACGCTTCGAGCATGCCGCGGGCAATATGAAGCAGGGCTGTTTCATCATCGACAGCGAGAATTCCGGCGCTACCGACGACGATGCTCGGGGCGCTGGATTCTTCTATCCGGTCTGCCGCTTATTTCTCCATGGCGGGAAGAAAAACATTGAAGGTCGAGCCTTTGCCCGGTTCGGAATCGACTTCGATGAATCCCCGGTGCTGGGTGACGATGCCGTAGGCC
This window of the uncultured Desulfosarcina sp. genome carries:
- the modC gene encoding molybdenum ABC transporter ATP-binding protein, producing MLDMHVIRQQGDFRVDVAFSSPNGVVTALFGRSGAGKTSVVNMVAGLVRPDQGHIVVNGRTLFDAAKGCHIPPEKRRMGYIFQDGRLFPHLSVKANLTYGMRLTPPADRYVALDDVVDLLGIGHLLHRRPAKLSGGEKQRVAIGRALLTSPSLLLMDEPLASLDGIRKAEVLPFLSRLCEELSTPILYVSHSMEEVLKLADTLVLLDQGRVAAAGPIGDLMNRPDLQQLTGAAECYPGPVHETEPI
- a CDS encoding response regulator, translated to MEESSAPSIVVGSAGILAVDDETALLHIARGMLEACGYEVFCAQDGETGVEIYRREHDRIQGVLLDLSMPRMSGLEVFERIRKIDPGVKVLLSSGFMADHDRQKAAALGLKRFIQKPYRIAELSAKMKEVLEG